TGTGATCCATAATATTTCAACGTTTAATACAGCAAGTAACCCTATAATAAGGCCAATAATCCCCAATATAACAATCATTATTTTTGATTTCCCTGAATCCTTGTTTGTAAATCCTTTAATGATTGTTGAAATACTGAAGAGAATAATAAGCGCTCCGATGAAGTATGCGAATAAATCCAGGAGCAGTGGTGCCCATACAAGCGCAATTCCCCCGAAAATGATTGCTATCAGGCCCTGTAGAAGAAAAACCCACCAGTTTATTGGTGAAAATTCACTTTCAATAACTACAACTTCTTCCATTTAATCCTCGTTTATTTTTACCTGATTTATTACTTATATATGTTGTGGAGAGATAATATTCAGATATCTACAAAGAAACATTGTCGGGAAAGATGAGAAAAAAAGCTGTATATATCTTATTATTTAAAGTATGTCTAGAATCTGCACATATCAAAAATAATTCTCATGACATATAGTGTTTCGTCATCTAATTTTTTTTCCGCAATAATGTATGAGAGAAAACCTTTTGAATGAAAAATTTGTGCAGTTTCTGAAACCCCTGTGAGAGATGAAATAAGCAGCAGACATCTGCCGGTTTTAGACATAAAACCGGCAAGCATTCCGGCGAATTGCTCTATTGTCTCACGTCCTGTAATTCCACCGTCAAGTGCATATTCAAGCCAGTCATCAATTTTTTCTTCCGGTGCTGTTGGAAGATAAGGCGGATTGAAAAGAATAAGAGAGAATTTTTTATTAAGGCAGGACATTAAACTGCACCTTATAACCTCAACTCCCGCTTCTTTTGCCATTTTACATGCATGCGGATTGATATCAACGGCAATTGTATCTTTTGATATTTTGCAGATTTTTCCGGAGATAAAACCACTGCCAGTTCCAACTTCAAGAACATTATCGTTGGGCATTATATCTTTTAAGGCATATTCCAAAAGCAGATATGTATCTTCTTCAGGCTGGTAAACCTGTTTTTTGTAGTCATGCATAAATTATAACATCCTGAACCACGTTCATGAAAAAAATTCCTGTCAGAACAATTGTATTCTTATTTATTAAACAAATATTGTTAAAAGCTTTCGAATACAAATATCGGGATAAGAAAATATATGGATCTTAAAATAGGTAAAGTAGGAGGGCGTGATTTTCATGTCAATGCACAGGAGCTGGTGACCGGCAGGACCTGCATTATCGCTCAGTCTGGCGCAGGCAAAAGCTGGAGCATAGCGGTTTTATGTGAAAAAATGTGCCGGAATGGAATTGGCTTTTGCCTTATCGATACTGAAGGAGAATATTACTCTCTTAAAGAAAAATTTGACAATATATGGTGGATAGGAGCAGAAGGAGGTGACTCTGAGTGTGACGGGATAAAGATGGATTATGATATTGAAAAGATAAATATTCATCATATTCTCAAAAGAGCAGTCTCAGAAAGCATATCTGTGATATATGATGTATCTGAAGTGGATATGATACCGCGTGTTACGAAAATGGTTCACGCTTTATATGAAGTAGCAACTGATCAGAGAAAACCATATCTTTTAATTGTTGAAGAGGCTGACAAGTTCATTCCCCAGTCAAAGGATTCAATAAAAAAAATCGAAGAAATATCAAGGAGAGGGCGTAAGAGAGGCCTTGGTCTTATGGTTGCAACCCAGCGTCCGGCGATAGTTACAAAAAATGTTTTGTCCCAGTGCAATAACCAGATAATTGGTAAGCTTTCAATAGAAAATGATCTTAAGGCTGTCGGTCTCTTTTTCAGCTCAAAACAGGAGGTTGAGGAGCTGACAACTTTAAATCCCGGTGATTTTTTTGTCATGGGAAATTTAACCCATGAAAAAACCAAGATGAGATTTGGAAGACGTGAGACACA
The genomic region above belongs to Methanomicrobium antiquum and contains:
- a CDS encoding DUF308 domain-containing protein, whose amino-acid sequence is MEEVVVIESEFSPINWWVFLLQGLIAIIFGGIALVWAPLLLDLFAYFIGALIILFSISTIIKGFTNKDSGKSKIMIVILGIIGLIIGLLAVLNVEILWITIAVLIAIWAFLNGLGDLWLGLTAEAENKWYRLLLLLAGIIAIALGICLIIFPMLGTILIVQVIGLFIIAIGIVEIITGFMVQGRLSA
- a CDS encoding HemK2/MTQ2 family protein methyltransferase produces the protein MHDYKKQVYQPEEDTYLLLEYALKDIMPNDNVLEVGTGSGFISGKICKISKDTIAVDINPHACKMAKEAGVEVIRCSLMSCLNKKFSLILFNPPYLPTAPEEKIDDWLEYALDGGITGRETIEQFAGMLAGFMSKTGRCLLLISSLTGVSETAQIFHSKGFLSYIIAEKKLDDETLYVMRIIFDMCRF